The following coding sequences lie in one Musa acuminata AAA Group cultivar baxijiao chromosome BXJ1-8, Cavendish_Baxijiao_AAA, whole genome shotgun sequence genomic window:
- the LOC103993784 gene encoding DEAD-box ATP-dependent RNA helicase 15 isoform X2 produces MDVICQAKSGMGKTAVFVLSTLQQIEPVAGQVAALVLCHTRELAYQICHEFERFSTYLPDIKVAVFYGGVHIMKHKDILKNECPHIVVGTPGRILALARDKDLSLKNVRHFILDECDKMLESLDMRRDVQEIFKMTPHDKQVMMFSATLSKEIRPVCKRFMQDPMEIYVDDEAKLTLHGLVQHYIKLTELEKNRKLNDLLDALDFNQVVIFVKSVSRAAELNKLLVECNFPSICIHSGMSQEERLTRYKNFKEGLKRILVATDLVGRGIDIERVNIVINYDMPDSADTYLHRVGRAGRFGTKGLAITFVSSASDSDVLNQVQERFEVDIKELPEQIDTSTYMPS; encoded by the exons ATGGATGTCATCTGCCAAGCTAAGTCCGGAATGGGGAAAACTGCTGTTTTTGTTCTTTCAACTCTACAGCAAATTGAGCCCGTTGCAGGGCAAGTTGCTGCACTTGTGCTATGTCATACAAGGGAATTGGCTTATCAG ATCTGCCACGAGTTCGAGAGGTTCAGCACTTACTTGCCTGATATTAAGGTTGCTGTTTTTTATGGTGGAGTTCACATCATGAAGCACAAGGATATTTTGAAGAATGAATGCCCACATATTGTAGTCGGCACACCAGGAAGAATACTGGCACTTGCAAGAGATAAAGATCTTTCTTTGAAGAATGTGAGGCACTTTATTCTTGATGAATGTGACAAGATGCTCGAGTCACTTG ATATGCGTAGAGACGTTCAGGAGATCTTCAAAATGACACCTCACGACAAGCAAGTTATGATGTTCTCAGCTACTCTCAGCAAGGAGATCCGCCCCGTATGCAAAAGATTCATGCAAGAT CCTATGGAAATATACGTTGACGATGAGGCCAAACTGACATTGCATGGTCTAGTACAG CACTACATCAAACTAACCGAGTTGGAAAAGAACCGGAAACTGAATGATCTTTTGGATGCACTGGACTTCAATCAAGTTGTGATCTTTGTGAAAAGCGTGAGTAGAGCAGCGGAGCTGAACAAGTTACTTGTCGAGTGCAACTTCCCATCAATCTGTATCCACTCTGGCATGTCACAGGAGGAAAG GTTGACGAGGTATAAGAATTTCAAGGAAGGTCTTAAAAGGATTCTTGTAGCTACTGATCTGGTTGGGAGGGGAATTGATATTGAGCGAGTCAACATCGTGATAAACTATGACATGCCAGATTCCGCTGACACTTATCTCCACAGG GTTGGAAGGGCTGGTCGTTTTGGTACCAAAGGACTTGCTATTACGTTTGTTTCTTCGGCTTCAGACTCTGATGTTCTCAATCAG GTGCAAGAGAGGTTTGAGGTGGACATTAAGGAGCTGCCAGAGCAGATTGACACTTCAACCTACA TGCCGTCGTGA
- the LOC103993784 gene encoding DEAD-box ATP-dependent RNA helicase 15 isoform X1, whose protein sequence is MGEARDNDAYEEELLDYEEEEEKAPDSAAAKASGEAVKKGYVGIHSSGFRDFLLKPELLRAIVDSGFEHPSEVQHECIPQAILGMDVICQAKSGMGKTAVFVLSTLQQIEPVAGQVAALVLCHTRELAYQICHEFERFSTYLPDIKVAVFYGGVHIMKHKDILKNECPHIVVGTPGRILALARDKDLSLKNVRHFILDECDKMLESLDMRRDVQEIFKMTPHDKQVMMFSATLSKEIRPVCKRFMQDPMEIYVDDEAKLTLHGLVQHYIKLTELEKNRKLNDLLDALDFNQVVIFVKSVSRAAELNKLLVECNFPSICIHSGMSQEERLTRYKNFKEGLKRILVATDLVGRGIDIERVNIVINYDMPDSADTYLHRVGRAGRFGTKGLAITFVSSASDSDVLNQVQERFEVDIKELPEQIDTSTYMPS, encoded by the exons gaggaggaagaggagaaggcccCTGATTCCGCCGCTGCTAAGGCCTCTGGTGAAGCGGTGAAGAA GGGTTATGTTGGAATTCACAGTTCAGGTTTCAGAGACTTCCTGTTGAAGCCAGAACTTCTCCGTGCCATTGTAGATTCAGGTTTTGAGCACCCATCCGAAG TACAACATGAATGCATCCCTCAAGCTATCCTTGGAATGGATGTCATCTGCCAAGCTAAGTCCGGAATGGGGAAAACTGCTGTTTTTGTTCTTTCAACTCTACAGCAAATTGAGCCCGTTGCAGGGCAAGTTGCTGCACTTGTGCTATGTCATACAAGGGAATTGGCTTATCAG ATCTGCCACGAGTTCGAGAGGTTCAGCACTTACTTGCCTGATATTAAGGTTGCTGTTTTTTATGGTGGAGTTCACATCATGAAGCACAAGGATATTTTGAAGAATGAATGCCCACATATTGTAGTCGGCACACCAGGAAGAATACTGGCACTTGCAAGAGATAAAGATCTTTCTTTGAAGAATGTGAGGCACTTTATTCTTGATGAATGTGACAAGATGCTCGAGTCACTTG ATATGCGTAGAGACGTTCAGGAGATCTTCAAAATGACACCTCACGACAAGCAAGTTATGATGTTCTCAGCTACTCTCAGCAAGGAGATCCGCCCCGTATGCAAAAGATTCATGCAAGAT CCTATGGAAATATACGTTGACGATGAGGCCAAACTGACATTGCATGGTCTAGTACAG CACTACATCAAACTAACCGAGTTGGAAAAGAACCGGAAACTGAATGATCTTTTGGATGCACTGGACTTCAATCAAGTTGTGATCTTTGTGAAAAGCGTGAGTAGAGCAGCGGAGCTGAACAAGTTACTTGTCGAGTGCAACTTCCCATCAATCTGTATCCACTCTGGCATGTCACAGGAGGAAAG GTTGACGAGGTATAAGAATTTCAAGGAAGGTCTTAAAAGGATTCTTGTAGCTACTGATCTGGTTGGGAGGGGAATTGATATTGAGCGAGTCAACATCGTGATAAACTATGACATGCCAGATTCCGCTGACACTTATCTCCACAGG GTTGGAAGGGCTGGTCGTTTTGGTACCAAAGGACTTGCTATTACGTTTGTTTCTTCGGCTTCAGACTCTGATGTTCTCAATCAG GTGCAAGAGAGGTTTGAGGTGGACATTAAGGAGCTGCCAGAGCAGATTGACACTTCAACCTACA TGCCGTCGTGA
- the LOC103993785 gene encoding RNA polymerase II transcriptional coactivator KELP, producing the protein MDEETKRQIEETVLQILRDADMTSTTEFKVRSLAAQRLGIDLSHRDRKLFVRGIVESFLISQNSNDGHDDDKSVPGQEQEEVAVEQPERDREEEEEEGEEEEEDEDEGAKKRRRGPKEYDDDGDLIICRLSSKRRVTLQDFRGKTLLSIREYYMKDGKELPSSKGISLTVEQWEAFRNAVPAIEAAIKKLEGSD; encoded by the exons ATGGACGAGGAGACGAAGCGACAGATCGAGGAGACGGTGCTGCAGATCCTGAGGGACGCGGATATGACGAGCACGACCGAGTTCAAGGTCCGCTCCTTGGCGGCCCAGAGGCTCGGCATCGACCTCTCCCACCGCGACCGCAAGCTTTTCGTCCGTGGTATCGTCGAATCCTTCCTCATCTCACAGAATAGCAACGACGGCCATGACGACGACAAATCCGTTCCGGGACAAGAGCAAGAGGAAGTGGCGGTGGAGCAACCGGAGCGAgatcgagaggaggaggaggaggaaggggaagaggaagaggaagatgaggatgaGGGCGCGAAGAAGAGGCGTCGAGGGCCCAAAGAGTATGATGATGACGGCGATCTAATCATTTGTCGC TTGTCGAGTAAGAGAAGGGTGACGCTTCAGGACTTCAGAGGGAAGACGCTGCTGTCGATTCGAGAGTACTATATGAAGGACGGCAAGGAGCTGCCTTCCTCCAAAG GGATAAGTTTGACGGTTGAACAGTGGGAAGCGTTTCGGAATGCTGTACCTGCAATTGAGGCTGCCATCAAGAAGCTGGAAGGGTcggactga